The genomic region GCGTGCGTGAAGCCCTGGGCCTGGAGCCCGGCGACGTCTTCCTCCGGAGTGATGCCCGCCGTGCCATGGAGCGCATGGAGTCGCGGCTGCCCTTCCTGCGAGCCGTGGACAGCGATGACCTCCAGGACGAACGCACGACCGTGCGCATCGTCGAGGAACGCGAGGACGACGGCACGCGGCTCTACCGCACGAAGGAGGAGCCCCGTCGCAAGTCGCGGCGCCACGAGCGCGTGGAGTTCGAGGTGGGCTGGAGCCGGATGTTCGGAGAGGTCGACGCCGGGAGCGACGGCCTCACGCTGGAGGGAAAGAAGCTGATCGTCCACGTGCGCCCGCGGCCTCCGGACCTGGACGTGGACCTGTTGCCCGTGCACACGCAGGTGACGGGCTTCGCTCCGGGGCTCTCGGCGAGCCTGCGCATCTTCGACTCGCGAGACCGCGTGCACACGACGCTGGAGGGAGCCTTCTTCATCCCCCTGCGGCTGGGCGGCCAGCGCATCCCGGGCGATCCGGAAGGCACCAGCAATCAGCGCCACGTCAACCTGCTGGGCGGCGCCAAGGTGCAGCTGCCCGCGCTGGGCATCGAGGAGCTCGGCGCGCAGGTGCACGACTTCATCGACACGCTGGACCGCTGGCGGCTGGGGGACTTCGACTCGTACTTCTACTCGTTCCTCATCAACCGGCCGGACCGGGACTACTTCCGCCGTCAGGGCTTCACGGCCTTCGCCACCTGGCGTTGGGCGGAGTCGTGGCTCGCGGGCGTGGAGGTGCGCGGTGACACGATGAGTTCGCTCCAGTCGTTCACGCCGCCGCTCAGCCTCTTCCGGAGCGACGACCCGCCGTTCCCCAACTCGCCAGTGAACGAGGGCCGGTTCCGTTCAGCGGTGGTGCGGCTGGAGTACAGCGGCGCGGCGGAGCGTGGCACGCGCGTGGGCTCCCTCTTCCGCACGCCGGAGACGTCCCTCTTCGAGCGCCACAAGAACTGGAAGCGCGAGCCCGCGCTGCGCGGCTTCGTGACGCTGGAGGTGGGTGAAGGCCCGGGCGCGGGCGGCGCGGATGCGCGCTTCTGGAAGCTGGTGGGCGACGTCGCCATGGACGTGCCCATGAACTGGCACACGGGCCTGAACCTGCGCCTGCGAGCCGCGATGGGCCACGACCTGCCGCTCCAGAAGCAGGAGGCGCTGGGAGGCTGGACCGCGCTGCGAGGCTTCGGCTTCAAGGAGTTCCGAGGCGGCGACAGCTCGGTGCTCGCGAGCGCCGAGTACCGCTGGCACGGCATGGGCATCTTCGCGGACCTGGGCGCGGTGCATGCCGCGAACGCGTGGTCGGGTGCGCAGCTCGGCCTGGGTGGCAGCTTCCACTTCAGCGACGCCGTGCGCTTCGAGGCCGCCTGGCGCATCGACGAAAAGGCCCAGCTCACGCCCGAAGCGCGCCTGCTGTTCAACCGGACCTTCTGAGCCATGGGAAGGCACGCAACAGAGAGCAGGCATGGCGCGGCGCTCGTCGTCGCGGCAGGCCTGCTCGCGTCCGGAGCGCACGCGGAAGAGGCGTCCGCGGCCTGCACCGCGACGCTCTCCGGAAAGCGCGT from Corallococcus exiguus harbors:
- a CDS encoding BamA/TamA family outer membrane protein, translated to MLLSPSMNRLALALCFISLAALGQPSPDAGTSDASVALSPSTAPPEGEAASEDWSYPTCPEGFNEDEDDLSDSTVLGALQVEVDGRGLTPTGLELRGLQRLTDPQVRKLVGAPPAEDSRPLTATQVQSLLHRLGRTGLFARVEPRVRVSDQGPALLEVTLQENPTLTSVEFEGLQDLRPDELWGALFELSSLASDADDTEDEVTTLRVHKRHGTLRVVSPCPAPRPPRPWLARREEGAFRPGIMLGGLDAALDRVLKTLREDDGYLLATVSATLSPEGRLVVTVDEGQLESVEVRGVDDAMATRVREALGLEPGDVFLRSDARRAMERMESRLPFLRAVDSDDLQDERTTVRIVEEREDDGTRLYRTKEEPRRKSRRHERVEFEVGWSRMFGEVDAGSDGLTLEGKKLIVHVRPRPPDLDVDLLPVHTQVTGFAPGLSASLRIFDSRDRVHTTLEGAFFIPLRLGGQRIPGDPEGTSNQRHVNLLGGAKVQLPALGIEELGAQVHDFIDTLDRWRLGDFDSYFYSFLINRPDRDYFRRQGFTAFATWRWAESWLAGVEVRGDTMSSLQSFTPPLSLFRSDDPPFPNSPVNEGRFRSAVVRLEYSGAAERGTRVGSLFRTPETSLFERHKNWKREPALRGFVTLEVGEGPGAGGADARFWKLVGDVAMDVPMNWHTGLNLRLRAAMGHDLPLQKQEALGGWTALRGFGFKEFRGGDSSVLASAEYRWHGMGIFADLGAVHAANAWSGAQLGLGGSFHFSDAVRFEAAWRIDEKAQLTPEARLLFNRTF